In Synergistaceae bacterium, the following are encoded in one genomic region:
- the fliD gene encoding flagellar filament capping protein FliD — protein MPDMSITGIASGIDWDSMVAKLLEKAQKPALVMLTKRDNLEMKRDLFEEFRVSLQALQSSLSPLKLAATFKARDVEISRLDSNISYKGVLSATANSDAEISVHDLEVLKLAKGQVNRSNAFSSPTAAFGSSLLGSDSTYFYVNAGGHKVRIDVNSTDSLDSLAKQINTKLKTQVPPVDVTAAVVDNKLVLKSDNVGLGKTTHTATITRSTNSYDSVLFSTNPGNTDSSIEPPTYSLDMVLGGAMVVGGGLGEGSILIKDEDGITYRAGLDFDVVGGNRIRWRNLDTAFPTPGELYRDTYSAYAGDTFSVTATRSSNGDVDVWALPFEMSTRAEIQVTFGGNTYSSTDPNPIFRGSATGAILWLSDNKPADGNDYKVTYIAAGSEHITLEIMRGNQDELSENYADIAKGTATIQQPGSRVWREGLDFEIVQSANGKAVVQWYNGGAGDAPEPASVYDITLQKTDGTTTTLNGVTRNDKDVVRLPGNGTFDSVPHGTHSSIIGHNAIPFDYSTSPVMNAWSFNAELDSSKQNLVITWTAPDPASTSLPTPGIPIKSPAYGKTYTVEYTYNASVFTLSDDGNGALAALGLDQTDEEHYTAAQNAEVILNGEKVTISSNRLSAANNSELIKGLTIDLKGLGHVSLDISQDAEPAVTAIQQLTTVYNDIMQWINTRMTEQAVDDTKKATLDSDDFRMKWGLLKGNSLLRNSKSTLRRLTSQIYSTAFTQRSSRQAVYGTMENNGILNAGSFTIAVRDRVGTITVNPGDTLETIAAKINSPTLGELDNPLFVIAVDSKGQEYSTPLVTATVENNTLVIKAGTDQPVTLGGSNVVLSSLGLNYEYSSLSQIGIKLPSRGTVTTDALAGSLEFDTSAFMAALEKNPDDVSMLVTNFAGQMQTYMDNMIRSSQKEVSGIAITQGAVVQEMNALKAEMDSIDKYLADFEKKLQTKQENLYKQFSAAEVGLSKLMQQASWLANVTSQLQQSAG, from the coding sequence ATGCCAGATATGTCTATTACGGGTATCGCGTCGGGTATTGATTGGGATAGCATGGTAGCAAAATTGCTGGAGAAGGCACAAAAACCCGCACTTGTTATGTTGACCAAGCGGGACAACCTGGAGATGAAAAGAGACCTTTTCGAGGAATTTCGCGTTTCTTTGCAGGCATTGCAGAGCAGTTTGTCGCCTTTGAAGCTGGCCGCCACGTTCAAGGCGAGAGATGTCGAGATATCGAGGCTGGATAGCAATATTTCATATAAAGGTGTTTTGAGCGCCACCGCCAACTCGGACGCGGAGATCAGCGTACACGACTTAGAGGTATTGAAGCTAGCTAAGGGTCAGGTGAACCGCTCCAATGCGTTTTCGTCTCCCACGGCTGCATTCGGCAGTTCTTTATTGGGATCGGACAGCACCTATTTCTACGTAAACGCCGGCGGACACAAAGTACGTATTGACGTGAATTCGACGGATTCGCTGGATTCTCTCGCGAAACAAATCAACACGAAACTCAAGACGCAAGTTCCTCCTGTGGACGTGACAGCGGCCGTCGTCGATAACAAGCTCGTCCTAAAAAGCGATAACGTGGGTCTGGGAAAGACGACGCACACAGCAACGATCACACGATCCACCAACTCATACGACTCCGTGCTTTTCAGCACGAACCCCGGCAATACCGACTCCAGCATCGAACCTCCGACCTACTCCCTCGACATGGTACTGGGCGGTGCCATGGTAGTGGGCGGTGGCCTTGGTGAAGGGAGTATCCTCATTAAAGACGAAGATGGCATAACCTACAGGGCGGGCCTGGACTTTGACGTTGTGGGCGGCAACCGTATCCGCTGGCGAAACTTGGACACCGCGTTCCCTACTCCTGGAGAACTTTATCGCGATACATATAGTGCATACGCGGGAGACACGTTCTCGGTGACGGCGACGCGCTCTTCGAACGGTGACGTGGATGTGTGGGCTTTGCCTTTCGAGATGAGTACCAGAGCTGAGATCCAGGTCACATTCGGAGGCAACACTTATTCATCGACAGATCCGAATCCCATTTTTCGAGGCAGTGCCACGGGCGCAATACTATGGTTGAGCGACAATAAACCTGCGGATGGAAACGATTATAAGGTTACCTATATCGCGGCGGGAAGTGAACATATCACTCTCGAGATCATGCGCGGTAATCAGGACGAACTGTCGGAAAACTACGCCGACATCGCGAAGGGAACCGCCACGATCCAGCAACCGGGAAGCCGAGTCTGGAGAGAAGGGCTCGACTTCGAGATCGTGCAGAGCGCCAACGGCAAGGCTGTAGTCCAGTGGTACAACGGAGGAGCTGGAGATGCCCCAGAACCAGCGAGTGTTTACGACATCACTTTGCAAAAAACCGATGGCACGACGACAACCCTCAACGGCGTTACGCGTAACGACAAGGACGTAGTCCGTCTGCCTGGCAACGGTACGTTCGACTCCGTGCCTCATGGAACGCACTCGTCGATAATAGGGCACAATGCCATACCTTTCGATTATAGTACCTCACCGGTCATGAATGCCTGGTCTTTTAATGCCGAACTTGATTCCTCAAAGCAAAATCTCGTGATAACATGGACAGCGCCAGATCCAGCGTCAACGAGCCTCCCCACCCCTGGAATACCTATAAAGTCTCCGGCCTACGGCAAAACGTACACTGTCGAGTACACCTACAACGCCAGCGTCTTCACCCTGAGCGACGACGGTAACGGCGCTCTGGCCGCTCTGGGGTTGGATCAGACGGACGAGGAACACTACACGGCGGCTCAAAACGCCGAGGTGATCCTGAACGGAGAGAAGGTCACCATCTCCTCCAACCGCCTTAGCGCAGCCAACAACAGCGAGCTGATCAAGGGCCTGACCATTGATCTGAAGGGACTAGGGCATGTGTCTCTAGATATCTCTCAGGACGCGGAGCCGGCCGTTACCGCTATACAGCAATTGACCACAGTCTACAACGACATCATGCAATGGATCAACACCCGCATGACGGAACAGGCGGTGGACGACACCAAAAAGGCCACACTGGACAGCGACGACTTCCGCATGAAGTGGGGCCTTCTGAAGGGCAATTCCCTGTTGCGTAACTCGAAAAGTACTTTGCGCAGGCTCACTTCCCAGATCTACTCTACCGCGTTCACTCAGCGAAGCAGCCGCCAAGCGGTTTATGGCACGATGGAAAACAACGGCATCCTGAACGCGGGGTCCTTTACCATTGCCGTGCGTGATCGGGTGGGCACCATAACCGTGAACCCCGGCGATACCCTTGAAACCATCGCGGCGAAAATCAATAGCCCTACGCTCGGTGAGCTGGATAACCCCCTGTTCGTCATTGCCGTCGACTCTAAGGGACAGGAGTACTCTACGCCTCTCGTCACGGCCACGGTAGAGAACAACACTCTGGTCATCAAGGCGGGGACCGATCAGCCGGTCACACTGGGCGGAAGCAACGTTGTGCTGTCGTCTTTAGGATTGAACTACGAGTACAGTTCTCTCTCCCAAATAGGAATCAAGCTCCCTTCACGTGGTACTGTAACGACGGACGCGCTAGCGGGCTCATTAGAGTTCGATACCAGCGCGTTCATGGCCGCGCTGGAGAAGAACCCGGACGATGTGTCGATGTTGGTCACCAACTTCGCGGGACAAATGCAAACCTATATGGACAACATGATCAGGTCCTCCCAGAAAGAGGTCTCCGGTATCGCCATCACTCAAGGTGCTGTGGTGCAGGAAATGAACGCCCTCAAAGCAGAAATGGATAGCATCGACAAATACCTGGCGGATTTCGAAAAGAAACTCCAGACAAAGCAGGAAAATCTTTACAAGCAGTTCTCGGCGGCGGAGGTTGGGCTATCGAAACTGATGCAACAGGCCAGTTGGCTCGCCAATGTCACGTCACAACTGCAACAATCCGCAGGA
- a CDS encoding helix-turn-helix domain-containing protein: MDSKNTKLKSRKIRIYPIYPIYPMMTQRRMLRQWMGGARYVYNQTTVYLKCPRTRASWMKIKMKIKKWFLLNLPLLPNLLEWTREVLYRILYRIKIIAVKDVSNAVKRCKMVFKQAHQLISRVSMRFARFSFFFDFIVEGILCETYLVGYQWVLVR; encoded by the coding sequence ATGGACTCAAAAAATACAAAGCTAAAATCGCGGAAGATTCGAATTTATCCAATCTACCCAATCTACCCAATGATGACGCAACGGCGGATGTTGAGGCAATGGATGGGGGGGGCGAGGTATGTCTACAACCAAACGACTGTTTACCTGAAGTGCCCGAGAACAAGAGCAAGCTGGATGAAAATAAAGATGAAAATAAAAAAGTGGTTCCTTCTAAATCTTCCGCTCCTTCCAAATCTTCTAGAGTGGACAAGAGAAGTTCTATATCGAATTCTATATCGAATAAAGATAATAGCAGTGAAGGACGTTAGCAACGCAGTCAAGCGTTGTAAGATGGTATTTAAGCAGGCACACCAACTTATTTCAAGAGTTTCCATGAGATTCGCGAGATTTAGCTTTTTCTTTGACTTTATAGTCGAAGGGATACTATGCGAAACGTATCTAGTAGGTTATCAATGGGTATTAGTACGCTGA